The genome window CTACGCTAAAAACATCGTTTTCCATGTTTGAATTGTTTTGCAAGACCTTCGTGCTATCTATAAATTTCTTTAGCTCTGCGACCTCGTCCTTGCTCATACTTGGATCAAGCCCGTTTATCTTGCCCCAAATGCTGATTTTATCATCTTCCGTATAGCCGCTTAGCGAATACGCCTTACGCGCAACCACGGGATCATAAGGTTTATATATCGGTTTTTTAAAGCCCATTTTTATAGCAAGAAGCCTATTTTGTTGCTTGTCGTTTAGTTTTGAAAACTCCACGTTTTGCGCCCAAACGGCAAGCTCGTTTTCGTCCAGTTCGTCAGGATCGAGAGCATAATAATCGATCGGTTCGGTCAAATTTGATCGAGACGGCGCCAAATTTGAGGTTAAATTTATTGCCTCTTTTTCCTCGCGTGCTTTTAAATTTCGCTCGCGAGCGCTACTAAAATCATAGTTTACGTTTGCGTTAAATCCGTTTACGCCGCTTATCATATTAATCCTTTATGCTTTTACGTCAAATTTACCTAGCCTTGCTAGTTGATTTAAAATTTCAGTTATATCCGTCCCTTTTTCTTGCTCGGCTTTTAAGAAATTTTCAAAGAATTCTCGTCTGACGTCTTTATCTGCGTATGTTTTGCTTTTACTTGTGGCTTGTATGGGTTTAAATTTGGCTTCGGCTCTTTGCTTAGCTAAATTTTCGTTGTATTCTCTCATCTCTTGATTGATTTTTGCTACGGCTTCTTTGTGGGCTTTCGTAGTTTTCTCGATATCTTCCGCATAGAGTTTTTTAAATTCTTCTATACTGATGTCGGCTCTTTGCAGCAAAGCAGCTCCGACGCTGCTCATCGCACCGTCTTCAGGCAAAGAGTCTTTAAAAGCGATTAATTCCTCTCGTTCCTCTTTGGTGCCTAGTCCTAAAAGCTTACCTTGGATAGTCGGCTCGCCATCCTTTGAATACCTTTTGAGAGTATTCGCATAAAGCTGTAACACCAAATCTTTTGCCTCGTCCATGGTCTCGGGTGGATATTTCATAGACAGCGCTCGCCTCTCGTCCGCAGTATATTTCTTAGAGAGTATGCCGTCTATTTTATCTATGGTTTTTGTTATCCAGCCTTTTTCGCTCTCGTCTATATCTATGATGCTTTCTACCGCATTTTTAATAGGTATATGCATAAGGGCGTCGATTTGGCTTTTTTCTTTTGCCTTGTCTTGTTCTTTTGCAATTTCCGTTTGCTCGTTCGCCAAATTCGTCTTAGCGGTTTTATCTGCAGGAGTTAAATTTGACTTGAAATTTGCCGTAGAAATATTTAAATTTGAGCCGCTTAACATTTTCAATCCTTTAAGACTATATCGGACAAAAACGACTTTTCTTTAGCATAAACCAATAAGCCAATTGTAGTAATAAAATATCAGGCTAGATATTCGTTTCGCCTTTAGGGACGACTGCCTTAAATAGTTTGTAGTATTGCTTTACGGTATCCATTATATCGATACTTTCAAATGATTTTTGATCCGGCGAGGGTGTAAACAAATAAGTCTTATTGTTAAACCTGACCATCTCGCCGATAGAGCTTTTGTGGATTTTGAAATTTAATGACTTTTGTTAATATTTCTACTTTTTTCAAGCAGCACAATCTTTATTATTTTTAGTAACTTTAAAATGTGCGCTATACGTTAATTTTTATAAAAAGCCGATATTATGTAGCAAACACACCTAAAAATCTTGACCAGATTCAGACAAATTTTAGTTTATTACAAAATATGTTAGGTTTATTTAATGCAAATGATGCAATATACACTTCAATTGAGCTAATAAAATTAAACTTTTGTGCGCATATCGTACAAGAACAATAGTGAATTTTTGATATTTTCATACAGGTGTTCGATTCCATAGATATTTAGAATAGCCTTATCGAATTCTATCCTAATGTCTTTTTCTAGCTCACTATGTAAGTCTATAATCTGTTCATTAGTAAGAGGCTCAAACTTTTCTTTTATGATGGTTTGTTGCTCTGTTGTTAAACTTAATGGATTTAAAATTTTAAAGCAATCGTGAATTCTACTTGAGCTTAGATCTAGTGCACCTAGACCTCTACCAAATCCATTTGCTTCGAGAAAAAATAAACTCACGATACTATTTAATAGAGCATGAATAACGTCTATATCTAAATGATTCGTATTAGAAAATCTAATAAGCCTTTGATCTACAATGGCTGGCTCTGTCATTTTAGCTATAAATAATCTTTTATCACAATTTATACTAGTTACAAAATCAGCCAAATAACGATCACTCATACAATAGGTAAAATAAGAGGCTGGGATAAGATATATCCACAGCTTAGTATCTATTTTAGTGATACCTTAGAAAAGTATGAGTAAAATTTAGATGAATGGTTATAGGGTTAGGGGTGATTTACACAGATTGTTTGATACTCTCGACTTTTTAATATTTTGCTATATGTTATTTGATTTATCTTAAACGGATCGATAAACAACGAAAAACATAACCTAAACCAGCTTGGATCTGTATATATGGTATCTGCTATAAAAAAGCCATCTTTTATTTCATCTGGGCGAGGATACTTTTTGTCCGACAAGTCAGACAAAAATACCTCGTTAGGGATAGTCCCTAAAACCCCATATTTATTATACAGCCTAAAAAATTACTGTATTTTGTTCCATAAGAACCAAACACTAATAACTCAAACGCATCTTTATTTTCAAAAAATACCCTCCTTACTGGTTTGTCCAGTAAAGAGGGTACATATCAAAACCCTTCTCTTTTTCTTTTATAGAACTTTTGCGTTATATACTTCTTCGGGCTTAGCGGCCAATAGTCTTGCTGCCATATCTTTTTTCATCTGAATCAAAGTAGTCTCTTCTTCTTCACTTCTATCTTCTTTTCTTGATAATTCAATAAATTCTTTTAGTACAAAACCTGGCTTTATGGTTATAACAACTGTTTTATCTCTATACTTGAATTTAAAATAATATCTTCCATGGGGACTTTCTAAGACTTCTTCAGCTTCTTTTAAATTAATATCAACGGAAATTCTACCACCTGTTACGCATCTTGTTACCATTTCAAAAGCATCTAGCCCTCCCGGTCCCGGAAATGCTGTAATAAGATATATCTCTCTTCTTTCTAATAATTTCCCATCATCTAAAAGTGGAAAGGCTCTACTCATGACTTGAAATGCATGAGCTACTCCCCCGGGATAACCTACACCATGATAGTTTAGTAAATTATCAAAGCTATATTCTAATTCATGTCCTTTTTCTAATACTTTTATTTTATCCATGTTTCTTCCTTTCTTGTTAAAACTACTTCCTCAATATTGTAGCAACTTCATCATCTGATAATTTGTAATCATATTTCTAATACTTTTATTTATCCATGTTTCTTCCTTTCTTGTTAAAACTACTTCCTCAATATTGTAGCAACTTCATCATCTGATAATTTGTAATCATATACATATTCAAAGAAATTCTTTAACTCTACTTCCATGTCCATATCTGAAAACAATTGTGGATACTGTATTTTTGCAGCCCATTTAACTGTAAGCGGAGTTTCAACCCCAGGAGGATCCCACCTATAAACACCTATAGGAATTTTGTATACTTGTTTGTTAGCTACAGCTTTAATTGTTGACCAGTCTCTACCTTCCTGCTTATTTTCAATAAAGTCTTCCGGCATTAAGTCTGAATGATTTCCTAAATAAATGATATCAGGGTTCCATACAATCATCTGCTCCATGTCCACTTCAGCCAATTTACCCTTAAGCTCGTGGGCCGGATTATAGGCTCCACTTGGTTTCATCCAATGGTCGTATGTTTTTACAGCTATTTTCATGTCACTATAAAACTCTATAACTTTTGGTTTATCTTCATCTTTTATTTCAGCTAACTTTGATGTTACTTCATTAATTCCTTTGTCCATATATTCAACTAATAAGTCGCCACGTTCTTTCTTTTGAAGTACTTCAGATATCATTTTTATATTTTCTTTTATACTGTCAAATTCTGCCCTCTTTAAAGCTACTACCTTAAGTCCTGCAGCTTCCATTTTTTCAATTTCTTTCTCAATATTCGAATAAATAAACACTACATCCGGTTTTAGCTTCAATAACTCTTCCACGTTAACAACTGAGTCTTTTGAACACCATTTAGTATTCGCATTAGCTAGTTGTGGATACATGTTTTTTAAAACACTTTCTTCAAAAGCTTTAATAGAAGATGGGTTGCATCCTACAATTTTATCTGTCTTTCCATCAATTGCATATATTATAGACGGAAGAGGCTTGTCCACCGTTGCAATTCTTTCCGGTGTTTTTTCAAATTTAATCGTTTTTCCTCTAACATCAGTAACCGAGTATTCGCTTTCTTTTACCTCTTTAACTTCTCGCACTTGACTAGCTTCTTTTTCCTTGTTTTCACTGATTTCATTTTTATTACTTTGAGAGCTGCCGTCACAAGCATTTAAAATTAATGCTAGTACTAAAAATAATAATAAACTAATCCTTCTTTTCATTTTTCCTCCTTTGAAAATTATACACTTAGTGGATAAACTCCAAACAAATCTGCAACTTCTTCTCTTAATATATGAGGTCTTTGTCTAAGAGCTTTGCCAACTTCTATCTTTCTTTCTAAATCAACTTGATTAATTCTTTCTTTTAATTTTCCTTCTTGTTCACTCCTTTCTTTAGCAGAGTAAGGTTCTTGATATAGGGTTTTAATAGCTTCATTAATTTCATCTTTTGAATTAAAGGTTCCCAGTACAGAATCTATAAAAGGAAAGGACAGAATATATGCATATGCCGCTTGAACCAAAGTTTGGTCTTCTTTTATACGAATAGCGTTAAATATATCTTCATAAAGCAACAAGTCTCCTGTTGCCAGCGGATTCATAGCTATTGTCCCTATATCTTTTTCATGAGTCTTCATTATTCCTTTTAATCTGTATTTGGAATTAATTATATTAAAGCCCTGTAAACTATAATCAAATTTATACTCCCCAATCATCTCAATTAGTTCTTTATTTTGTAAGTGTGAAGAAAAAGTAATATGCTTAATAAGTCCTTCTTCTCTTGCTTTTTCCATCTCTCTTATAGCTCCATAGTTTTTAGCTCCTCTCCATTCTTCAAAAGATTTTACACCCCAAAGACAAGTAAAGGAGTCAATACAACTTATTCCTAAATTCTTCAAAGAATTTTCAAGATTTTTTCGAAATGTTTTAGAATCTCCGGCATGTGTCTTTGACATAATATAAAATGGTTTTTTATGCTTCTTCATTTCTTTTATGGCTGCACCTAATATAAGTTCTGAACAATTGTTTCCATAAGTATCGCCGGTTTCAAAGAAATTTATTCCTTGTTTATATGCATAGAAGAAATTTTCTGCATGTTTATCTATATCTTGGGGATTCTTTAAGTGATGACTTCCCATAGATATTCTTGAAATTTGTATGCCTGTAGATCCTAATTTTCTATATTCCATTCATTAACCTCCTTCTAACAGTTCTATATGGCTTTATAAGGTGCAACTGTTTTGTATTCAACTTCTTCTGCTTGAAAAATTAAAATTTTAGCTTTGATCTGAAAATACTTTTGTAAGTTATCTTCAGTAATGGCTTTCGAACTTTCATCAAAGGTTGTTTTGTAGTCACTACCGATAAACAAAGTTTTGTCAGATATCTGCAATGCATGACTAGGAAAATGAGTGTTTATTATGCAAGCAGATTTTTTATTTACATTTATATGTTTAATTGCCTCTATGATTCTAATTTGATTCTTCATATCCAGGTTTGACTCCGGTTCATCTAAAATAAGAAGTTTTGGATTAGAAACAAGAGCTCTCGCAATCATAACCATTTGAAGCTCTCCTCCGGATAGCTCATCACAGTATCTATTTGATAGCTTTTCAACTCCTAATTCTTTTAAAGTTTCATAAGCTTTATCATAATCTTCCTTCGTAGGGATATGGAAAAAACTGTTTTCCTTGTCTAAACCCATCACAACCATTTCTAAAACCCCATAACTAAACACACTTTTCTTAACTTGAGGAACATAACTTAAGTTTTCCCATAATTCTTTTTCTGCATATTCATTTATATCTTTGCCGAACAATAAGGCTTTTCCCGTGTCCCATTTTAAAAATCCCATAAGACACCTTAAGAAAGTAGTTTTACCCACCCCATTGGGTCCAAGAATGGACATTACTTCTTCTTCTTTTAAATCAAATGAAATATCTTTTAAAATTTTTCTCTTGTCATATGAAAAAGTACCTTTTTTAACTTGGAGTATCATCTTCTTTCTCCCGAATTCTTTCTAAGTATAGTTATGAATAATGGCGCACCTATAAATGCTGTTAATATTGAAATGGGAATTTCATTGCTTGTAGCTGCTCTTGAAAGGGTATCTATCAGTAATAAATAAATTGCTCCCATAACACAACAAGTTGGAATAAGGTACCTATTATCATTTCCGATAACCATTCTCGCCAAATGGGGAATTATTAAACCTATCCATCCTATAATTCCACATACAGAAACTGTAGTTGCAGTTATCAATGTTGAGAGTAAGATAACCACAATACGTAATTTTTTTACATTAATTCCTAAAGACCTAGCCTCATCAGAATCTAGAGATAAAAGATTCAATTTCCACCTTAATAGAAAGAAGCCGAAAATACAAGGTATTATTATTATTGAACAAATAACAAGGTCTCTATAGGATACACTTGCTAAACTTCCCAGCAACCACATAGTGATAGTTGGAAGCTTATCTTCCGGATCTGCTATATATTTAATAAATGATATTGAAGCATCAAATAGTGACTTTACAATTACTCCGGATAAAACTAACACATACAAATCTGTTCGTTTTTTTACTCTGGATAGGTTTAAAACTATATAAACTGCTAAAAGCCCCAGAAGCAAAGAAACATGCTGAGTCACTATCATGTCTAGGGATAATAATATAGATAAAGCCGCCCCAAAACCTGCTCCTGAAGACACCCCTAGTAAGTCCGGGCTAACTAAAGGGTTTGAAAAAACAGTTTGATATGCTGCTCCTGCCAGTGATAGCCCTGCACCTACTAAAACTGCCATAAGTATTCTAGGTAGTCTTATGTCAATTACTACACTAGTTTCATGTACGCCTAAGCCGCTAACATCTCCGGTTATTGTTTTGTATATAATCATAAATGCTTCATAGGGGCTAACCGGATATCTTCCTAAACAAATAAAAGTTAGTATTAAAAGCAATAGCAATACAGAGAGAACCAATATGCATAATTTTTTATTCTTAAAGAAACCTTTCCCCATTTATCCACTCTTTCTAATTAATAGTAAAAATCTTTTATATAGTCTCCTATCCTCAATATAAAGAAGTTAACAAAATTTTTTTAGATATTTGCTCTAAATTAGGACTTAAGGATAAGTCATAAGAGATTATTTCATTTGTATACATATCAAGTATTGGTGAAATGTTGCATTTACCCCATGAAAAGTTAAATTGAGATACATCAGTACTCCATTTTTGCAACGGCTTATCAGCTTTAAAATTTCTGTCTATTATATTATCAGCAATCTTGCCTACTTTACCTTTGTATGAATGATATTTTTTCTTTACACTATTAAGAATCCTATTATGAGTTACTTCATAATCTCCGTTTGCCATGATTTGCCCTCCTTTTTTTAAATATAACTTGATTATATTATAGCACTTGTTATATTTGAAAGTCAAGATATTGATACACATATTCATCTTTAAAATGGTCATCATCATACTCTTCATATACATAATCATAATTTAACCTAAAATGCACATTACCAATGTACGCATCTACCATTGTTGTGTTAGCAGTCGGTTTTTTAGTGTAGGCTTCGATAGTTAGGCTTGCTGGCAAAAAAGATTCTTGGTAAGTAAATTCACTTTTGGCAATAACACATTTTTCATTTAGGTATGAACTACAAAATTCTAAAAACTTAGCTCCTAATTCATCTGCTAGCTCTCTTTGTGTGCTAGCCAAATCTACAAACTGATGTGCCCCGTGAGGTAGATCACGTCGCCGATTTTGATATCCGCTAGATCCTCGGGCGCGATCGGCGTAGTTAAAATTTTCTTACTCATAGCGCGAACTCCTTGTGCGATTTTACGGCAAAATTTATCTTTTCGTCCCAGACGATGTGGCCTTTGCGGTGCGACCAGCAGCCTACGTTTACGGCGACGGCGATGACGCTTGGGTGGCGGGCGCAGTTTTCGATATGCACGCCCATGACCGAGCTTGCGCCGCTCATGCCTTGCGGGCCGAGGCCGATTTTATTGATACCATCTTCTAGCAGCTTTTCGGTTAGCGCGGCGCGGTCGTTTGGATTGCGCGAGCCTAGCGGCCTCATCAGCGCTTTTTTAGATAGCAGCGACGCCACGTCGATCGAGGTGCCGATGCCTACGCCCACTAGCAGCGGAGGACAGGCATTTATGCCGTAGCTTGTCATGATGTCCATGACGAATTTTACGACTCCCTCGTAACCCATGCCCGGCATCAGTACGGTTGCCTTGCCGGGCAGGCTACAGCCGCCGCCCGCCATATAGGTGTGTATCTCGCACTCGCTGCTTTGCGGCACGATCTCCCAAAATACGCTAGGCGTGCCTTTGCCGACGTTTTTGCCAGTGTTGTACTCGTCAAAGGTCTCGACGCTGTTGTGGCGCAGCGGAGCCTCGCGCGTCGCTCGCAGTACGGCCTCTTGCAGCAGCTCCTCAAGCTCGCCGATGAGCGGGAAATTCGCGCCGCAGCGGACGAAAAACTGGATCACGCCCGTATCCTGGCAGGACGGACGGTCTAGCTCCTTGGCTAGGCGCTGGTTTTCAAACATCGTTTTGTAGATCTCCTTTGCCAGCGGCTGCGTCTCGCGCTCGGCGAGCTCGCTTAGCTTCGCCGTCACGTCGTCAGGCAGCACTTTGCCCGTGTAGCCGACGAATTTCGCCATGACCTCGGTCATCTTTTGCACGGCTCTTTCTTTATCCATCGCTTCTCCTTTGTCAAATTTTACTTTCAAATTTTTCATAAGCGCCCGCCAGGACGCAGCCTGCAGCGTAGCAGAGCAGATCGGCGAAATCAAACGTTCCGCCGATCATTACTTTTAAAATTTTATTTTCTATGCCTAAAATTTGCACCGCGCCAAAATACTGCGCGAGCTCCAAGGCTGCCGCGAACGCGAAAATTTTAAGCGGCAAATTTGACGGCGGCTTGCTAAAAATAGCCCGAGCCAAAGCGTAAAGCAAGATAACGGCCAAAACATCGCCCAGGTAGTGGCGCACGAAACCGCCCTTTACGCAGATCGCTATGTAAATTTCAGCCGCTAAAATCAGGACTGCCATGACCAAAAACGCTAGCCTCGTTCGCACGCTTTGCCTTTTTACTAGAGCTTCCTTTTGTAAGCTTAAATTTATCTCTTGCAACGCTTTCCTTTTAAATTTAGCCTTCAAATTTAGCTGTAAAAACCACGTTTCAAATCAAAGTGGGCTAAAACATCACATTTTTCACTTTGATTTGAAACGTAAATTTTTTTAATCTTTTTATTATCGTTTTAAATTCAAAAAATACCTTTAAAGATCCTTGCCGATATTGCGACGATGGCTTTAAAAGAATAAAATTAGATAATCTTTGATACAATTGCTTGGAAAATTTCAAGAGGTGTTAAAATGTCAAATATCCAAGAGAAATATATACGTGAAATTAACACATCTGATTCCTTTTTCGACTCTTTAAGGCAAGACTATAAAGGTTTTGATACATGGATAGCGAAAAAAGCGGACGCTGGCGAAAAAGCATATATACTCTTTGATGATACCAAGATAGTGGCTTTTTTGTATCTAAAAATAGAAAGCCCAATAGATAATACGGATATAAGTCCGGCACTTGACACAAATGTGACATGGCTAAAGATAGGAACTCTTAAAATAGATGCGCATGGGACAAAGCTTGGAGAGCGTATTATAAAGAAGATTTTTGATTTTGCCGTAGCAAACAATATTTATAATATCTATGTAACGTCTTTTGAAAAACAAGCACCTTTAATAAAATTATTAAAAAGATATGGGTTTGTCCAGCACGGCAAAAAAATCAATGAGCTAGTATTAATAAAAAATATACCGACTCAAGTGCAGGCACTAAAAAATGATATACTGCTGGACTATCCGGCTATTAATGCGACAAGCGACAAATATCTTTTAAGTATATACCCAAAATATCATACTGGTATGTTCTCGGACTCTATGCTAAACACAGAAAGCTATGACATACTAAAAGACATGTCTGAATCAAATAGTATTCATAAGGTGTATATAACGGAAATGAAAGGTGTCGAGCAACTCAAGAGAGGCGACTGCTTGCTCATTTATAGAACAAAAGATAAAAATGCCCAAAGCGCGAACTACTCATCCGTCGTAACCTCCTTGTGTGTTGTAGAAGAATATAAAGATTTATCCAGTTTTAGTGACTTGTATGATTTCATCAAGTACTGCAAGCCTCATAATATATTTACTGATGATGAATTAGAGAATATATTTATCAAAAAAAGTTACACAAAAATAATAAAAATGGCATACAATATATCATTTAAAAGACGTGTTATTTTAAAGAAGATTAGAGAAATTATAGGTTACGAAGAAGCCTACTGGGGTTTTGTGAAGCTTACAGATGAGGCTTTTTTTGCAATTTTAAAAGAAGGTTTAGTAAATGACAGCATTATTATCCATTAAGCCGGAATTCGCTGAGGCTATTTTTGATGGTACGAAAAAATTTGAGTTTAGAAAGGTAAAATTTAAAAAAAACGTTAATAAGATTAAAGTATATGCCACAAAGCCAGTTGGAAAAATTATAGGAGAATTTATAGTTGATAATATTTTGGAGGCAAGCCCAGAAGAGCTATGGGATAAAACGAGTATGGACGCTGGCATAGATAAAGAAAGATATCTAAAATACTTTAATGGCAAGAGTACCGGTTTTGCCATTAAGATTAAATCCGCAAATAAATATAAAGAGGCAATTTGTCCTTATTTGCAATACCCAAATTTTGTGGCACCACAATCGTTTATGTATATTTAGGAATGTAAAGATGAAAATAAACCCATATTGCACACAAGCTATATTTATAAATTTAGATTCAGATATCGCCGATAAAATAGAAGCAGTACTACATTTAAATATATTTTTGCCAAACGATAGAGAGTATTCGTATATAGAAATAGGTATATTGATTTCTAGAAAAGAGTATAATAATCTTGATAGAAATTTTAATATAGAGATCATGTTTCCATTTGACATACTTAAGGATGAATTTATAGACATAAAAGATAAGCTTCGTGATGGTAAGACATTAAATATGATTTTTAACGAAGAGACTCATTTGGATAAAAATAAATTAAATTTTAGACTAAGAGAATATAAGCTTGGAGATATAAAACTTTGTAAGACCACTATAAATAGCGATTCTAGTATAACAATGAGTGTAGAAGAAAAACAGAAAAACAGCTATTTTAGATTTAGGATTAAGAATATTAGAGATAAGATAACAGATACTGTTCTTTCAGATACAAAAGTCAATCCGTTTATAAAAATGATAAAAACAATTGGAATTTCAATAAATTTAGATAGGCAATTTACTAAACAATCAGACAAAAGGATAAAATTTAAAGAAATTAATACTTTCGTTATACTTGACTCTACAACTGAATTGATTGAAAAAAGCAGACCTATAAAAAGCTTTAGGGTTTTAGAAGATAATCTATGGAATCAATATATAGGAAGTGATGCAAATCAAAAAATGACGGTCTATCAATTTAAAGATAAAATATTAGGCGACGGTACGATAGACAATTATCAGCTTTTCTTAAAAAGCCTTCATCATAAAAGCTCAAAATTCGAAAAATATAAATTCTTATCATTCGTAATATTTGTGGCCATAATATCTAATGCTATTTACAATGCTATTTGCTGCTTATTAAAACGGTTTTTTAATGTTACCTTTTGACAATACAATCGACCTAACACTGCATCATACCCAGCTGATAAAGGCAGAGATACAGAATAAATATACATTATATAACTATATCAAAGATGCAAAAAAATACTATCCAAGTTTTGATATTTGGTATTTTACAAATGTACTGCCGTCATTAAAAGACGGGACAAAAAAAATTATAACTTCCTGTGATGATAATAATCTCAGGGGTCTTGCTATACTAAAATATAACGAAAAAAAATTATGCCACTTATCTGTTATGCCCCCTTATAAAAATAAAGGCTACGGCATAAAACTTTTTAAGCAAAGCTTTATAGAATTAGAAACAGAAAAGCCTTTCCTGACAGTGTCCGAAGAAAAATTAATAGAATTTAAAAAAGTATTTGATTACTTTGAATTTGAACTTACAGACATTATAGATGGGTATTACCGAAAAGGCAAAAAAGAGTATTTTTATAATCAAATATAATCCTACCCCTCAAACTCCAGATAAATCATATAGCTTATAGTGTTTAGATTGTGCGATACGCTTTTAATACTAAATTTTACATTTTCAAGTCTGGTTACGCCGGTTATTTTTAGTTTTATGCCGGCCCTTAGTTCTCTACCAGTGGCGGTAAGCGAGCCGTTTATTCCGCCGCGTCGTAGTTCGTTTAGCTTGGCTTCGCCCTTTTTAAAGGCTTCATTGTCTGATTTTGGCTCGGGGATATTTAGCTTATAGGTTTGCTCTCCGCCGCCGATCTTAGCTTGTTTATCTTTACCGTCTTTACTATCGTGCCACTGCACTATTACGGCTTGGTAGCTGTTGCGGTTTGCTTCTGTGATCGATAGGCTCTCGCACTCAAATTTATTCCGTTTATTTGTCTGAGTGCGGGCGTAATTTTACAAATGATTTATCAGACTTGCATTATACGCAGCGCCAAAGCCGTTATCGATATTTACGACGCTAACGCCGTTTGCGCAGCTGTTTAGCATCGCTAGTAGCGCCGCTAGCCCGCCGAAACTCGCGCCGTATCCCACGCTGGTGGGCACCGCGATCACCGGCACGCTCACAAGACCCGCCAGCACGCTAG of Campylobacter showae contains these proteins:
- a CDS encoding ASCH domain-containing protein, whose protein sequence is MTALLSIKPEFAEAIFDGTKKFEFRKVKFKKNVNKIKVYATKPVGKIIGEFIVDNILEASPEELWDKTSMDAGIDKERYLKYFNGKSTGFAIKIKSANKYKEAICPYLQYPNFVAPQSFMYI
- a CDS encoding GNAT family N-acetyltransferase, translated to MLPFDNTIDLTLHHTQLIKAEIQNKYTLYNYIKDAKKYYPSFDIWYFTNVLPSLKDGTKKIITSCDDNNLRGLAILKYNEKKLCHLSVMPPYKNKGYGIKLFKQSFIELETEKPFLTVSEEKLIEFKKVFDYFEFELTDIIDGYYRKGKKEYFYNQI